tttaaaataatttcattttaaaatgtacacaaaGTTATACAAAGTCCTCAAAAGATATAACCAAAAGGATGATTTCAGGAATGAACCACTTCACATTTAATCTGTTTTAGATTTGGAGTGGGTGGTCTGTATAACAATAATCAATCTTCAGGACTGCTGTTGtcacaaaaacaatttaaaggaGCATCTCTGTGGGCCTTCTGTTTCCGATTAGAGCTTTTATCCTCGCAGTCAGGGTTTGTATACTGGTTTAATATTGCTTGTGCTTGTCCCCCATTGACTCTTATTTCAACTGCTTTGATCTATAATAGGTCTGCTTATTTTGTACGGAGAGTTACGGCTGACCACTGCTGGACAACTGAAAGTCCAGTCACTCACCAGGCCCACCAGCACCCTCTGCTGTTGATCTTCCTCCTGAAAGAGTGGAACAACACGCCTGTCTGGAAAAACAGAAAGTAAGAAACTGACAGTTTAAGGTCTATTTTACAAaactctgtcattatttactcatccaaTATAAATGCAAACCGGattaactgtcatattttaatatattatccaTAGCTTCAAACTAGTAAACATTCacattttcaatttcattttaataaatgcatgCTTGGAAAAGAGCAGCACaaacattctgcaaaatatcttcttttacgtTCTACAAAAGAAAGAATGCCAGGTTTGAAACAACAGGAGGGCATGAAGTAAAATTtcacagattttaattttttggatAAAAAATCCTTAATAATCATAccataataatttgtaataaatcaTGTTAGGAGCAGAAAATAAGCAAGCTTAGTGAAACGTCCAGCTCTTTTGACTCACGTGCGAtaacagatctgtgtgtgtgactgtgtgtgttttctgagtAAGGAGGAGGTACTGTAATCATTCTTATATAACACTACCGAATTCCTACTCCCATTTCCCTCGTATCTAATGAGGTGCTTGATTAACTACACATAAACCTAGAGACAGATTACATTCACAACAGAGAATGTGACCCTGAAGCTCCAGTCGCTGGGACTTTCCAAAAAAGCCTGAAATACTTCCAGGATTTGATCAGGGATAAAATATTCTCACAAGTGTCCTTTCGCTGACACGACTGACCATTTAAAGTAAGTTTAGCTCACCCAAACGCCAAGTGTCCACCATGGATAAAACTCTGCACATGAGAAACAAACAGAAAGGAGACATTTTAATTACATCAAGATGTTACAGTTGCTTTACTCCAAAGCTTCATCAAATATCAATCACAACCAGAcactttattattaaaaaaaactttttgtagCACATTTTACATTCAACAGTAATTAGATCTACTGTTAAAAAAGCAAATATGCTGTTGTTTTAAAGATCTTTTAGCTCTTCATAAATGGTTAGTTTACTGTGAGAAATAACTAATGCTGTTTTGAAAGTGTAGCATGCTCccctgcacacacagacacacacacagcatttgcCAAAATCCACCCACTTTTTGGTGTTCTCTTCAATGTAGTGATGACTGCGGGGGGATTTCTTCTTCTCCGAGTTCTGCAGGAATATCAACATATCAAGACATTTTAATACATAATTACAGCACAGTGCTAGATGATATATAtgataatgtatgtgtgtattcttGATGGAGATTAATTTtaaagagaaaacaaaaaaattgtaattactGTAGTCTGGAATTGGTTTGGATTGTACACATCTCGAACAATATTGCAAGTATGTTATAATTCAATAATACAACATCTTTCCCAATACGGCCATAATCTTGTGCTGTGTTCACATTTTCTATAAATGATGGTGTTTCGCTTGTGGGTAATATTTCAATTTTTGAGCGTCACTGATGATTACATTTCATCATACAGTAAAGATGAATGCAGATTACTTGTGTTAAAAATCGCATCTGGATTtgatttaaaagtaaatcagtAAAGAATGTCTCCCCATTTACTGAGAAATGCATGCTTCACTagggagaatgtgtgtgtgtgcatgtgtgtgtggttctGATCAGTTCCAATTATATTTCAGAAACTCCACAGAGCAGAATGAAACATTTGTACCAAACTAAACAAACATTATTGATCTTTAACTCAAATTCCTAGTGCTCACCATAGCAGCCTGAAGTTTAGTCCAGTCCTCTTTAATCAGACTGGTCCTGAAGCGTGGACATGGTACCGCCTCGAAATACCTCATCCTGTCCAAAACATGCTGAAGCTCTTCCCAGTAACCTTGCAGGCTTTTAGCCTTTGATCCACCAGAGCCAAAATTACCACCACAGAAATAGAATACAATTACAACATTATCACAAAAGGAGATTTGCAGTGAAGCACAAAAGTGAGTGTTCCTGAAGTACAAGTAAAGTGATTGATCTGGACTAAAGCCCTGGCAAATGTTTCAGAATGGTTTCACAATTTTAAtagccatgttttttttaaaaacttggtTTCAGCTGACTTAAATCTATTTCACAGCTCAAACATTTCCTGTCGATGTGTTTTCTGCTAACACTTCTCCCAAACAGATTGAATTCATTAGATATTGATCTGACTGCACTACTATTGATCAGACACTCTATTGCCACCTAgtgttttgtatattatttttctgtcAGGCTACTTTGCATATAATGTGACAACAGAAAATAATCTTAGACAACAAATATTAAAAGTATATTTCACccacaaattaaataaatcacagtAGAAGCTAAAtaactgaacaaaaaatatcctCTTAAATGACCCATGGGTGAGTCATTTAGCCTAAAAATTAAacctttttgttgatttttttttttttcagataactTCACACTCAAAGAGTTTTTATAAtctgaaaatgtaaatttaatgattaaatgaatcTGTCATATCTGTTTAAAATACCCAGCCGGTCATGCAGAAAATATTTCATGATATATATGAATGCATATTGTATGTCTCACCTTCCCTTTGATTATTGGTTGACAGAGCAGTTCAGGGGTGCATTTCACACCAGAGATTGCCGTCAGAGCCACAGGAAGCTCCTAGAAAAAAATGGTGCATAAGACCTTCTTTCAACAAGTGAATgtcaacaaaaacatttaaaatatatagaatCTGTTTCATTAGAGGAAAATATTTGATCAAAGAGCTAAAGAAGTGCAGTACCTTCTTCTCAAATACACAGGAGTATGGCAACAGCTTATCTAAGCTCACACACTGCTGGTAGCTTATTCTGTACAAGGAGGCTGAAATGAGAGATAACGTGAGTatttagacatttttatttttttttagtaaatatgGTTATCAACATTGGTAATAACAGAATTCCTCAACACTGACTTGGTTCAACGTGTATAGCATGGTTGATAACAATATGAAACAAAATAAGAAATTTTACaaattgtatatactgtatgtacacacaaacagacacacatatacCAATATTTACATATATGCATACAGAAACTTGTAAGTATACAAGTCTAAAAGTGAAAAACTATATACACAATGTCAGTGAAGTACAACACTGCAAGAAGTGTCtaataaaattattgtattatggatcaaacagaaaacagagaaaataaaaaatagttggTTGTGAGAATTTAGATTTAATATTACACTACATTAGCATGGAATACACAAACACTCACCTAGAATAAATTCCTGAATCTGATCAAAAGCATCAAAGCTCATGACGTTCTCACTGATCCAGTTTATAATCTAAAAAGATGGAGAAATGAAAATACATTTCAGCACATTTGCTTATCACAGAACTAACCCCTCTCTCTCTtgctttttctctcttttttgctCGAGTCTTTTTCTCACCTTGAGCTCTAGCACAGGATTTGGCTGCAGGTAAACCAGCATGCAGTGCAGAGCCGCCAGCTGCTGGGCTTCAGGTCTGCCTGAACTCAGAAGCTCAAGCAGGAAGTCTGGGTTGAGATCCATGTTGTATATCCTGCCAGCTTGGACATCAAGCAGCCGGTTGCCAGACACACTCACAACCGCTCTGCCCGAACACAGTGCTTCAATATGACCATCCGCCCCTGTGAAGTAGCAAGGTAATGCacaagaaaaacacacaaaatgttgAACTGATCATGATtgtgaaaattaattaaaaacattaaatatgttaaatataaactccaaacaaatgttaaatgtaGAACTAGtggtttaacaaaaaataaaattcaaaaagtaaattattatCTAATTTAACTGAAACTAAAGCAcagctgtttttaaaatattggtGAAGAGTACAAATATTGAAAAACTTTAATAATACTGCTgttgtttaaataaatctaaagaaaaaaatgtaggcAAAGAAGTGGAGGAAGACAATAAATTCAAATTTTCTGGAGATAATGacaaaaaacagaacaaatcagttaacaaaaacattaaacttgtgagaaatataaaaaaataataataaagttttgtgtataaaaacaatacacaaaataaaacaaatttctagaaaaaataaaaaaaaacaaatacacaaaacaaactaaatcagtaaataaacaaataaaacagactaaatattaaattaaactaaacaaactaaacagaaaagggaaaaatcacaaatctctggaaaacatgaaaataaaacaaaaagctaacATAAAAAAAgtcaagagaaaaaaaacttttccaaATATCTGGAGcaaatgacaaaacaaaacaacacgaTATAACATAAAGATATTAAACTCAAGAAGTACAGAGaggcaaaaaaacacacacatatctaaagacaataataaaataaaatcttaggCCTTACCTGACAGGAAAAGACTGTAGCAGAGAAGGTCCTGTTGTCTGCAGTTGATTAAGTGCAGGAACTGATCAGGCATGTACACCACTATATAATAAtctgaaacaaataaatgagaaaattacCTTTCAGCTGAATTTCAATTTGAATGACTTTCCATTTTCTTAATATATGTGAGAAATTTAAACTGGGTTAAATGGATTTGTCTGGGTTGAGTAAGAGATTATGGCTATACTGACCCAGATGAATGAAGATAGGACGGACAGTTGGGAAATTTGCTGGTGCAGAGCCTTGCTCTAGAGATACAGTGAATGTCTTACTGCAGCCTatcagagaaagagaaagagagagagagtcagtttaatccttcatataatatCTGTATCAATATGTGAATCAGGGCATAATGTTTTGTACCTTGGTGCACAAATGCAATAGTATATGTGGCGTCCTTATGCCAGCGCACTGGATGGCTGTAGCACACACACATGGTTCCTATTTAAGACATTCATAAACATTCAGAACAGCAGCTTACATCAGTTTAAATCAAACAAATCAGTCTCCAGACAAAAAAAGAAAGCCAAAACAGTGCAAAAGCAGATCAGCAGAAATCAAGCGATAAACAATACACGGAAAGCATTTTGGTAATTTGGTGTTGGTGATTTCAGGTAATTATTTTGTGATTAAATACCAACTGTTAACTGATTTAAGCATATTTATGATTaggttaaaataagcaaaagGCTGAGAAAATATAAACTTACTCTCTAATCCATGACAAGTTAGAAAAGTGGAAAAAACAAAGGTAAATATGGTGTATTTTACTAATATATAGATATATCTGAGTATGATTTAATGTTGAAAAATGCTAAATCACTTGCCTGTTGGGCTGGTGAACACTTCTAACCTGAGACCCTCGTCCTCCAAGTCTTGATAGTGATCATACCCAAAGTTAACAAACCTGTACACGCCACAGACACTTCTTTATTCGCAAAACATTGgcttttttttacagtcataTGACTGTTTGCATATATTTAGAGAAGGGGTGTATGATATTTTTAGTCTCCTATAATATTGCAATTATTGTTTTAACAATGTATTGTCAAATTTAACCTAATGCTTAATGGACTtaatgcttataaaaagctttatatagctaatataaaaagttaaatgagaaaaaaatatatatttctgaattAGTTTTTTAGCGGGTGTAGTTAATATCATGAGCAATAGAACAGTTTTGATATGACATGAGCACATCAGTGAGATAGGAAATTGTCACATGAATTGATACGACAGCTGAACGAATGAGAAGCTAACCTTACACACTGTATTGTGTGGTTAGTTCTTTTTTCCAAAACAGAAATAGGAGAAAAACAATTGTGTCTCAGAGCAACACTGTGGCATgtcgttgttgtttttgaacaaagTATACGATTCAGTGATCaataaataaagacagaattagctgttttgaatgaatcaacTGAATTAATGTTTCAATGAATCACTCATAAAACAGGGGATTTGCAATAAACTTCTAGAAGTTTTAGTATGATAATAATTTATCCATGACAAGCTTAAACCACACactgttattgaaaaaaaaataaataaatcacccaaAATATGAAGGTATACTGTTTGTGCCAATATCACACTCCCATAATTAAGTTGTTTTGCATGTATTTTACTAGAAAACACTCCCTCACCTCACAGGAGAAGTGACAATGTTGGGCATCTCCAATGGAAGCTCAAACTGTCAAACATAAGTGTTTGTATTTCAATTAAcaagttttaaatattatttaaaagtatttaactGTCATGTGCACAAAAAGTTTACCACAGTTTCGAAATTGCGATCGGCGTAAAACTGTACACACTTCAATGTGTGTTTCTCCTACAGTGTGgaaaaaaacaacactgacaTACACTGGAAGATGAACAttttcttcttaaaaaaaaatatacatttttagcgCAAGTAAAAAGAAAAGTGATTCTGACCCGTGCAGTAAGGTAGAATATTCTTTGAGTGTCTGAGTCCCACTGGACCCATATGAACTCCTCTGCCACTCTCTCTCTGCTCAGACGCTCTGAATTCTGCATCACCTGTTTCAGAAAACACAAATACATGACTCTCCAAAATGCATATGAGTATTCATAGATTTAGACCATGAAAAAGAATTTCTCTTACCACTCTGTACCCTTCCTGTCTGGTCAGAGCTATGTGGTACTGATCAACATCTGCAGAATAAAAATTATCATTCACATACACTTACAATAAATATACAAAGTCAGCATGAAGTTAAAACGAACAGcttctatttctaaataaaatagtacagtgcttatttttatttatttattaatgcaatttttttattatgtgcCACTTCCAATCCTTCCTGTAGCAAAATGTTTTGTTGATGATGTTTTTACTAAAGCAAGTGCAGAACATTAGGAAACCACACTTATCCCACCATCCAAACAAttccaaaagaaaaaagacaTAAAGTCCCACcctatattatttaatgttttactcAGGTATACAGAACAGTCTGCAACTTATGTTCAATTCTGGATTTGTGTGAGTGACTTCTATAAAACACGATAGACTGCAATTCATAAAGCATATTAATGAAATCTTCAACTTTTCCACAATACATACAGCCATCCTCTGATGCCAACAGCAAATGGCTCTCTAGTACAGTGCTCCGGCATGTCTTGGGATAGAGAAACTAGGAAGGATGTCATGGGTTAATTTCAATTAGATTTACAGTAGaccttcaagaaaaaaaataatcaaagatTCACATGACCAGCTGTTCAGTACCTGCACTTTGACCTTGCAATCGACTGCCTTTAGGACCTTTGTGTTGTTGATTGGGTGAATCTCGATGAGAAGCGTTAAACATTTTGACACTAAAGTAGAAAGCAAACAGAGTCATATCAGGAGTTAAAGGATAACCGCAATAGCGGGATTCCTATGCACGTTTAACTGCACCTTGATTTCTGTAATTTCATCTTTCTAAATCCCTTAGATTCTGTTTAATGAATGTGAGAAAATGTGTATACATTTGTGAATATGCCACTGTTATAAATACattcatatatacatttaaatccCTTACTCATCATTGTGTGTTGAATACTAGGGTAGGTTTGTCTGCTTTGTCCATTTGTAGACTCAAGCATtggcatatatttttttacaaatctaTATTGGGTTTACTACCATCATATCTCTATACTTACATTTGTAATAAGCCTGTCCTCAGCTATGGCCTTCGCTCaaagaatatttatttactgtctgtcCCTAAAGTGCGAACTGAGATGgtgaaaaaaggcttttaaatacgCAGCACTTTTTGCATGGAATAATCTACAAACAATATGCAGTTTAAAGGATTGATTTCACTAAATGCTGTTAGTTTAAATGATTAAGAAATTGAAACACATGCTTGTAGATGCTTTGAATAGTTTGTTTGTCAATGTGTGATTCTTGTGAACTGTTAATtgcttttttatgtttgttatctGTTAGACCCATGTGACATATATACTGCCTAGtcttggccaggacgctcttgtaaaagagattatTGTGTCttttctggtaaaataaaggttaaaataataataataataataataataataataataataataataaacatacactttaaaaaaataaataaggtgtCGTTAAGACACAAAGAAGGCATCCTGATGCcacatttatttaatgattattatcaatgttacCAAAGAAACCGATAAGGGAAATGAAACACTGGTATAAAACTGCCTCTTCTTCCTCAAAcagtttattataaaaatacttCTAAAACAGGAACTTGCAACATTCATGCCACAGAAGCAAATACAATATTGTTAGACTAATATCTgaaatgatgacagtagataTGGTGGAGTAAAGTCAAAcgtatttattaaaacatttgaattaacattaattaacataAATTTTAAAAGATGGTGAGGTTTTTTAATGTCTCATAggaataattgttattaataatgataattatatattGCTTCATGttacttaataaaataaaggtCAAATGCACAGCTTGACACTTTAGAAATAAGaaaggttttttttaaatgtttcaaaattaATAATGGATAAAAAACAATTGAGGGACTCAATGAAAAGtgataaaataaagtgtttttctttattgaataCATTGAAACATTAAcagccaaaaacaaaactaattaaatagatttaatataaaacaaaatgatttttttttatttgaataaacataatcacagaattattTATAGGCTTACTTTAAATGTATAGCATACATCTGCATAACCTATGTCAGTTGCTAAAATATATTTAGTATGCATAACTTTGAATCCTGTTTTTTCATTCCCAAAAGAAATACTTTATGaaatttttattatacttatttgTATGACCTAAAATTCCACCAGTGGCTGAGTGGTTAacaccgtcgcctcacagcaaaaacgttgctggttcgagcccgggctgggccagttggcatttctatgtggagtttgcatgttttccccatgtgtacgatttcccccacattccaaagacattcgctataaattggtaagctaaattgtccgtagtgtgtgtgtatgtcctggttctCCAGGTTGCGGGTTGAGTGTTAGTCTAatgacccacctcataaaaaaactagatgttacgaaacactaaTATGGTGCAGCTAAATGTCAACTTCGATATAAAAAATGGCCCCGGGAGAAAGTAAAATTCTTCAAATTCAATTTTctttttggggaaaaaattattaaaaaaataataaaaataaataaaacacaggtATTGTATTTTGTGACTGAAATACATCAGGATTTTATTTACCTGGTTTAAAGCGGCCTTCTTGTGTGCATTGAGACAGACTGACCGCTAGGACAGAAAAACTTAACATTAGTAATCACCATCACAAAtccaaaatattatattaaacccaaaatattaacataataaaaaaagaaactctaatatctaatataatataatgatctGTGTTCCTACCCAAAACTGATTTATAGTGGCTTTAAGTCTTACCCAGTAGTGTTTCTTCTTTATTTAAAGAGCAGCTGCTGACACACACTTGCTTGTCAAATGTGTAGAGGAGCTGTGAACACAAGAGGGCACATGGTTTGTTAACAGTATCTTCTTTAGTTCAGTTCACTTCACACAATTTAATGCACCATTTCAAGTATTCATTTGACACCATAGATCTATTTTTAGTTTATAATCATTTATAGCTGTAATAGTATATCTGTACCTTATTCTCTGTACTGTGAGGATCATATTTCCCAATTCTTGTAGTTCCTGTTGCCCCCTAAACAAGGATTGGGAAATCAGTTAGTTTACAAAAAAGAAATGAACACAATTCAGTTTGCATCCATCATGACACCTGGATTGATGCTAAGTGACCTAATTAATAGAAACACAAGCAAGCTTGTTGTGTAGAACGGCATACTGGACATGCCAATAATCTCTTAAgggaaaaaaagaagtaaaaagtGAAATTTCCAACATTTTCAAATCTTCTTCAAGTTTGCAATTCCATCGGATCCCAGAGTTTGAATTATGTCTGAATTAAGAACACCTCTAAATAAACATAATGATGATCTACTATGATTTTTGGTAAAGCTATTCCATACAGAAATGTGGTATATGACCATATTCATgcaattacaatttttttatctgGATCTAACACAGTATTTTTAGTTGAACCTTACTTAGTTgatgtgtattttatattttcatgttATGCTGTTGTGTTCAGATTTTAAActatctttaataataataataatagtaataataatatacatgacatatgtaaaataaaataaatacagttgaagtaggaattattagcgctcctgaatttttttttttaccataatagttttgataacttatatctaattactaatttatttgaTCTTAACAATGatcacagtacataatattttactcaatatttttaagatactagtgttcagcttaaagtagGCTTAACTATAGGTTTAGTGGGTTAATTAGACAAATTAGGGTAggtaaattattaaatggtggattgTTCTCTAgacaatgaaaaatatatatttataatattgatcctaaaatgggtttaaaaaactgctttaattcttgccaaaataaaacaaataagaaaaattgTTATCggaaaaacagtttttaattccTTGCTCggtttaaacataatttgggacaCATTTtagaaaaggagaaaaaaaaaatcacaggagagcttataattttgacttcaactgtatgtcagatTTCTATATGGATCATAAACCAAAATGCATTTGCATACTGTTGGCATGTATTCAGTATTGTCTGGCTTTAATTGGAATAGTTACACATATAGTATGTGTGAATATAATCCTTAATAAATCCTATTTTCAAGTCAGACTTTTCATATTAATTAAGCTATATACTATTAACTCATATTACTGCCCTCTTTGTTTTTtagtaagaaattattatttgttgttaaaatgaatgattattattgtaaaaatgcAATTCAATTTATCTCATATATACAGTAAAATCCATTTACTTGAGCATGAGAGTTGTACCCTTTTTCACCAGGGTCCAC
The Danio rerio strain Tuebingen ecotype United States chromosome 4, GRCz12tu, whole genome shotgun sequence genome window above contains:
- the gsap gene encoding gamma-secretase-activating protein isoform X2; this encodes MCVCYSHPVRWHKDATYTIAFVHQGCSKTFTVSLEQGSAPANFPTVRPIFIHLDYYIVVYMPDQFLHLINCRQQDLLCYSLFLSGADGHIEALCSGRAVVSVSGNRLLDVQAGRIYNMDLNPDFLLELLSSGRPEAQQLAALHCMLVYLQPNPVLELKIINWISENVMSFDAFDQIQEFILASLYRISYQQCVSLDKLLPYSCVFEKKELPVALTAISGVKCTPELLCQPIIKGKAKSLQGYWEELQHVLDRMRYFEAVPCPRFRTSLIKEDWTKLQAAMNSEKKKSPRSHHYIEENTKKVLSMVDTWRLDRRVVPLFQEEDQQQRVLVGLMVDKLREHLNRHLSRLGKKKIDLLVVNYAAKLLELIWHVLELVWQKLKLGPWVLCIKQQGNSEEWAMFHVMFRILEATKGLCLPLPPGYSTLLSVLGVRCLPQHTFLQYVDHGLLQLTEPFVSRLMTDLDNSDANEQLKFSILKRLPEHIDKKVSQRWDHPITSASISREYIGSLLDKHSESKDSALLDYSKSSFYPDFLPLNYLAKVLSNREEQAQNPFEEQENVDVRFVEETALKQTLIKLGFEVK
- the gsap gene encoding gamma-secretase-activating protein isoform X1; protein product: MSDGVQRTDGVRLVDKLTRHMLRLNPTFDIQRDVVSSILAKEERANIGVLEPRILSVERDGGVVYSWRGATGTTRIGKYDPHSTENKLLYTFDKQVCVSSCSLNKEETLLAVSLSQCTQEGRFKPVSKCLTLLIEIHPINNTKVLKAVDCKVKVQFLYPKTCRSTVLESHLLLASEDGYVDQYHIALTRQEGYRVVMQNSERLSRERVAEEFIWVQWDSDTQRIFYLTAREKHTLKCVQFYADRNFETVFELPLEMPNIVTSPVRFVNFGYDHYQDLEDEGLRLEVFTSPTGTMCVCYSHPVRWHKDATYTIAFVHQGCSKTFTVSLEQGSAPANFPTVRPIFIHLDYYIVVYMPDQFLHLINCRQQDLLCYSLFLSGADGHIEALCSGRAVVSVSGNRLLDVQAGRIYNMDLNPDFLLELLSSGRPEAQQLAALHCMLVYLQPNPVLELKIINWISENVMSFDAFDQIQEFILASLYRISYQQCVSLDKLLPYSCVFEKKELPVALTAISGVKCTPELLCQPIIKGKAKSLQGYWEELQHVLDRMRYFEAVPCPRFRTSLIKEDWTKLQAAMNSEKKKSPRSHHYIEENTKKVLSMVDTWRLDRRVVPLFQEEDQQQRVLVGLMVDKLREHLNRHLSRLGKKKIDLLVVNYAAKLLELIWHVLELVWQKLKLGPWVLCIKQQGNSEEWAMFHVMFRILEATKGLCLPLPPGYSTLLSVLGVRCLPQHTFLQYVDHGLLQLTEPFVSRLMTDLDNSDANEQLKFSILKRLPEHIDKKVSQRWDHPITSASISREYIGSLLDKHSESKDSALLDYSKSSFYPDFLPLNYLAKVLSNREEQAQNPFEEQENVDVRFVEETALKQTLIKLGFEVK